The following is a genomic window from SAR324 cluster bacterium.
TGCAAAAAGTTGGACACTTTCGGTCCGTCGAAAAAAGCAAAGTGCTCTCGATTTTCATCATTCTCCCGCAGCAAGAACGGCACCTGATTCTCGACAGCAGCAGCATGATCAGTTATTGAATCCCCGATCATCAAACATTCTTCGGGTTCCATTTTCGTTTCTGCCAACATCTGCGCTAGCACCTCCGGCTTCGTATGGGGTGCACCAAACACCTTGGAGAAGGGACTTACTAAATCAATCGCTTTCAGAATGTGCTTCATCTCATCCTGAGGGGTTCCTGTCACGATCATGTGCTGTTGCTCATGAGGATTCGAGTTCAGGAATTCACGAACCCCTTCAATCCAAGCGCAAGCAATCACCCCCTCGATCACAGAATCTGCATAACGCTGACAATACTCTAAATTTTCTTCTTCGCTCAGTTCCTGATCCAGCAGTGTACGAAAATAATGCGGAATCTTGATGTGACGAGAAACTCCACCGTGCAGT
Proteins encoded in this region:
- a CDS encoding HAD-IA family hydrolase, which produces MEFTPEAYKLIFWDFDGVIKDSVPLKTEAFDQLFRKYGEDVRKYVREYHLLHGGVSRHIKIPHYFRTLLDQELSEEENLEYCQRYADSVIEGVIACAWIEGVREFLNSNPHEQQHMIVTGTPQDEMKHILKAIDLVSPFSKVFGAPHTKPEVLAQMLAETKMEPEECLMIGDSITDHAAAVENQVPFLLRENDENREHFAFFDGPKVSNFLHWLR